The region AAGATGCTTCAGCGGCTACTGCTGCTGATATTAGAACCCTACGTTTTGTTCCCCCGGAAAGAATCATACAGGGTTTATCCTTGTACTTCCACAGATCAAACTCCTTGAGAACCGTAATTGTCCTTTGCTTTGCCTCTTTAAAGCTCCATCCTCTCGCTATCAAGAGCCAGTACACAAACTCCCAAGGAGTGGCTTCACTTAATGGCCTGCCTTCTTGTGGTAAAATAGCTATTTCCTTTCTGATTTTTTCTGGGAACTCATAGAGGTCGTATCCTAAAACTTCTACATATCCCTTAGCAGGTCTCAGTTGGGTAGAGAGCACTTTAACTAAGGTTGTTTTTCCGGCACCATTTGGGCCCATCAAACAAAAGATATTGTCTTTTGAAGCTACTTCAAGAGAAACGTTCTTCAATGCCTTTGTTCCATTGGGATATATTACACTTACATTTCTAACTATAATTACTGACTTCATGTATATCCTCCCCATGAATTCTTTATCAGTGATGTCATGGGTCTAAACAATTCTTCAAATTCTTCCGCCAGTTCTTCCAGCTTTTTCATTGATAAACATGAATAGTCATCCTTTGAGAATACTGTTCCATGAAGCTCAAACGCATTTGCCAGACAGCCACCTCCACATATCTTGACGTATTTACATGTCCTGCACTCTGGGATATCCCTAACTTTTCTTTTCATTATCGGAGTTTTTGTTTTGCTCTTATACCAAATGTTGGGCAGGGCCTCCTCACGTATATTTCCAAATTTTGCTTCTTGACATTCTAAACCTGCCAATGTTGGGCAAAAATACACATCTCCATTTGGTCTTACTGCACATTGGTTAAATGCATAACCACATGGATGGTCATCTAAGTTATATGGAGAAATATTCCTGAGCATTGAAGGTCTAAAGAAGTTGCTAACTTCTATTGCAATGTTTGATTTGCCATTAATTATCGCATCTTGGATATATCTCTTTACCAGGGGTTTGAGAACATTCAGCGCATGCTCCCATGGAACGTACAGTTCATCCCTCCACTCTTTATATCTACCTGCAGATCTTAGGGGACCAATTGTCCATCCGATGATGTTATCATTTTTCGTAATCCACTTATACATACCACTAAGCTCTTTCAGATTATAGGGTGTTATGACAGTATTTATTCTAACTCTTATGCCAACTTCTGAGAGTATCTTTATCGAATTCAGTGTTCTATCAAAGGTTCCCTTACCTCTTAGAGCTTCGTGGGTCTTTTTATTGTGCCCGTCTAAGCTTATTGTTATGGATCCAATCCCAATTTTTTTGAGTTTTGATGCTGTATCATAAGTAATTAATGTCCCGTTGCTGAACACAGTCGGCACATAAAGTCCGAGCTTTCTTGCGTGAGTTATTACGGATATTGTTTTTTCAGGCACAGTTAATATCTCTCCTCCAGACAGTTGTATATAGTGTGTCCCACACTCTGTGACAGCATTATTTAATATTTGTAAATATTTGTCTAAAGTTAGTTCTTGGGATATCTTTTTAGGAGTGTTAAGGTTTGAAGCATAACAATGCTTACATCGAAGATTACATCTTCCTGTGATCTCTAAATATAGCATTCTCAACTGAGGACTTCTGTATTTCCTGATAGGAACAGTTTTTTGTTTAATGTTATTCCTGAATATTTCTATAAATCCATTAATTTTATACAATTTCTGAAGGTCGATACTTTGTCTATTTTCAATTATCTCAATGGGTACACTGTAAATTCTACCTGTTTCTTTGTCAAATAGCCTGCATTCGTTCGTTTCTTCATTGTAGTATATCATTAATTGTTCTTCACTCCCGGAGGGCATCTAAAAACACCCCTTTAGTTTTTTGGGGCAGTATGGGTAATATGTGTTCAAAGAATGTTTTAACGTTCTCACAGCTAGTTGGATCTCTTCCGTAGGGATCCGTGAGGTATCTGATGGCATTTGCTCGGCATCCTCCCCCACAAATCGGCAAATACCTACAGGAGACACATTCCTTTAAGTCTCTCACCTTGACAGTATAAGGCAATTTAGTGCTCATGGCTCTTTTTATCATCTCTTGTAGCTTAGAAGTCCTAACGTTGCCGAGCTTCGAGTATTCTGGGAATACTGAAAGAGGTTGGCATGAATGGACATCTCCATCAGGCTTTATATATAACGAGTATGGCAGGTGAGATAAACAGGGACTATCCCCAGGGTGTAATCCTTTTATCTTTCTTACTCTTAGTAGTCTATCATCGTAGAACTCAGATATAAACAGATTATTTATCTTTCTCTCACTCAGATGCATCTTAATAAGCTTTTTTATTACTGTTAGACACTCCTCAAAATCTGGTTCGAATTTGGGGTAATATTGTATAAACCGTCCAGTTCTTACTGGGATGTTTATGGACCATTCATTGACATTCTTGTAATTAGAAAGAAATC is a window of Thermococcus sp. DNA encoding:
- a CDS encoding ABC transporter ATP-binding protein, giving the protein MKSVIIVRNVSVIYPNGTKALKNVSLEVASKDNIFCLMGPNGAGKTTLVKVLSTQLRPAKGYVEVLGYDLYEFPEKIRKEIAILPQEGRPLSEATPWEFVYWLLIARGWSFKEAKQRTITVLKEFDLWKYKDKPCMILSGGTKRRVLISAAVAAEASLTFLDEPTLGLDPYSRRNTWKLLLQLKNESFFFITTNLGLEAEMLASTVGILQEGTLTALGQTNTLKENLPYKYKLILDLNSPSYERIASRENTLIMEMGDKMIIYAKNRDILENIVEEISLNSSEISISVSPTDLEDYFVLSGRINTGGGNYEK
- a CDS encoding radical SAM protein translates to MPSGSEEQLMIYYNEETNECRLFDKETGRIYSVPIEIIENRQSIDLQKLYKINGFIEIFRNNIKQKTVPIRKYRSPQLRMLYLEITGRCNLRCKHCYASNLNTPKKISQELTLDKYLQILNNAVTECGTHYIQLSGGEILTVPEKTISVITHARKLGLYVPTVFSNGTLITYDTASKLKKIGIGSITISLDGHNKKTHEALRGKGTFDRTLNSIKILSEVGIRVRINTVITPYNLKELSGMYKWITKNDNIIGWTIGPLRSAGRYKEWRDELYVPWEHALNVLKPLVKRYIQDAIINGKSNIAIEVSNFFRPSMLRNISPYNLDDHPCGYAFNQCAVRPNGDVYFCPTLAGLECQEAKFGNIREEALPNIWYKSKTKTPIMKRKVRDIPECRTCKYVKICGGGCLANAFELHGTVFSKDDYSCLSMKKLEELAEEFEELFRPMTSLIKNSWGGYT
- a CDS encoding radical SAM protein, encoding MAFSFLSFSRCTFEVTGRCNLYCKHCANAEWNSPERIKSELRLEEIKRLISEMDALGMQDITISGGEPFVRKDLFEILELLEDSNIAVRTIITNGTLLNEVILENLKNYHVKGITLSLDGISEKSHELLRGRGTLKKTLHALSLLDEYGFKIGISTVLLRQSLSELIDMYRFLSNYKNVNEWSINIPVRTGRFIQYYPKFEPDFEECLTVIKKLIKMHLSERKINNLFISEFYDDRLLRVRKIKGLHPGDSPCLSHLPYSLYIKPDGDVHSCQPLSVFPEYSKLGNVRTSKLQEMIKRAMSTKLPYTVKVRDLKECVSCRYLPICGGGCRANAIRYLTDPYGRDPTSCENVKTFFEHILPILPQKTKGVFLDALRE